GTATAGGCCTAAAAGGATAAGGACGTGCAGTCCGCCGCAGATCACAGATCCCCCTCATGTTTTGGCAGCCGTCAAatatcagtgtatgtgtgttgttgttgttgttgttgttgttgttgttgtttaactCAATGCAGGCACtatgacttgtttttttattagattgtCTTTCACTCGTATCCACCTTTAATACATCAACATCCTCGATCTGCCCGTCAGATGTCACATTCACTGTCGCTGGAGGTGATGGAGATGGCCGAGGCGGCTGCTTTGCTGGATAGACTCGCCTCCGGGCTGGACGAGTTCCCCAGGCGGTCCACGGTGCCGTCCTCGTCCGCCAAGGAGCGAACCGAGCCGCCGGACAGGACCTGCTGCTGGAGCCTGGAGAGGACACAGAGGGACGGGACATCAGGACATGAGAACAGCTTCTGTGCAGGATGTTTAGTGTtttcagaaaaaacacaaatacttttttatttttattattattattatttttgtgacaaCAGTTTCAAAACACAATTCAATAGAAATCATCCAGTTACAAAACAGCTTCTTCCAAGGACATTCTTGAACTGACggtcattttattttgctaaattgtttttctgaggttttgggtttttttttgtaaaatattaaatgtctaTAAAATTCCTGAAATAAATCGAAGTGACATTCAACCCATGATGTtattcttttttacttttatcatAGCATGcgttataaaatataataataatactaataataaaaaactgtgCACTGCATGTttgctgtgtatttatttaataataataatattacaccAATGTGAGAATTACAAATACGAAGATCTCACTAGTGCAGCTTCACTACAAGTAGGCCTACCTAGAAAAGTAAAGGCTATTTTAGCTTTATTAAACCAACACAGCAGTGTGACCTCGACTCACGCTGCAACAGGCCTTTGAAAGAGACTGGCTGCAACTGCAACTGCCGATTTCTACAAATTATcctttaaaattcattttacaTCGTATTATTACAGAGCCAGAGACGCACTGGGGTGCAAGGAACAATCAAATAATCACAAAATAACATGTGAGCGGAAGGTTTTCTTCCATGTTGTGAATTGTTTAGTTTTGGGTTAATCTCAATCACAACAATTACAAATAGAGCCATTTATCCAGAGCTCttattttggtattttttaTATCAATATTTGCATGTCAACAGActtcaaattaaatttcattaaAGATATTATGAGCAGCATTTATTGCACAAGCAAACGGCCCCTGATTCGGGGCTCACAGGTTGACTTTTATTCTAATATCCagagaaatgatgaatgaaCGGCTCCAACCAGCGTGTGTTACTGCTTGTTTTGCTATTTTGCACCGGCTCTGTATTAAATCACACGATGAAAAAGGCTCAATCGGGGTACAGCCTGTTTTTTCTCGTCTACCACGAGCAAACCATGTGTTTACAGTTGCAGGTATGATGAACAGAAGCCATGAAAGAGGAGAGGTGCATGTCGCTCACCTGTTCttagcagctgctgctctgtctctttgtctgcGGTTTTTAAACCAGTTTCCTACTTGTGTGGGTGTAAGTCCAGTAGCCTGTGCAAGCTCCCTCTTTTTACTGGGATTCGGGTAGGGATCCTGCAAATACCATTCTCTTAACAAGTGCCGGGTTCTCTCCTTGAAGCAGTGGGTTTTCTGCTCTCCATCCCAAATGGTTCTGGGAAGGGGGAACTTCTTCCGCACCCTGTATTTGTCCACCGGCCCCAGCGGGCGTCCCCGCAGCTTCTCCGCCTCCTGATAGTGCGCTTCGAGCCACAGCGCCTGCAGCTTCGTGTGCGATTCTTTGGTGAACTTGTGGTTCTCCAGGATGTGGTAGAGTTCACGGAAATTGCCCGTGTGGAAGGCGACGACAGCCCGGGCCCTCAGCACCGACTCGTTCTTGTTGAGGACCTCACAGGCCGCTGGCGCGACGGGCAGCGACCAGAGGAAGCGGCCGAGGCGCTCGACGTCCCCGCTCTCCTCCAGAGTCTCGCAGACCCCGGCGACCTGCTGGGGGCTGAAATTCAAGATGGGCAGTTGAAACATGGAGGCTTCTCCTGTGtttccctctccccctcctttctcctttctctttaaTCTCCTCCGCGTCGAGTCCTCCGGTTCTTCCCGTGCGCCAACGCAATCCAAGACACCCAAAGAAACAAGGCAATCCCAAAGTTACCGAACCAACAGTCTGACCAGCCGTGAAAAAACAAACGCTCAACGCCCCGCAGATGAAACGATGCTGCGTGGGGGCCGGCTACCGCATCCTCGGGCTTGGAAACTTGGCAGGCAAAGGGTTGAAGGTACAAGACAATTAAAGCCGGAGCCGCGAAGTATTTTTCAAGATAGTGTGGGATTCAAAGTAGGAAAGAATTAAAGCCGGAGCCGAGATGTATTTTTtaaggagggagaaaaagacaGTCAAACCCCCTCCGATGATTTCCTATTGGACTTGGCAGATTGGCTGCACGGTTGCCATGGATGCACGTCAATCACTGTCAAGTTCGGCCAATCAGGCGGAAAAGAGATCTCAGCGCCTCCCttttcaaaaataatataaacattttgaCCTTTTTGCTTCGCGTCTTCAAATGTTTAGCAGCCCCGCCGCGCTTTGCAAACAGCCTGCGCCTTTGTGCGGCGTTAAAGAAAGACTCTTCAGTCCGTGTGGTGAAGTGCCCAAGCAGCAAAACACGCTCAGCTCAGTCTCCCTTCCCTCTTGAAATAGGCTTTGCACAGCAAAATGACACATCCCCGCTGAGTATAGGCTACATGTCCTGCCCTGAGGTCAGTGGAAAACATTAGATATTAGACTATATGTACACAGTAGGAATGTCTACTGTGTTTAGCCTGGCtttatacattttgattttgatagTGACCTCACATAGGCTATATTTTTAATCTATGCTGCAGCATAATGCTCTTATAATATTACTATATCATAAGCCCATACTATCTGAATGTATGCCttcatctaaaaaaaataagattGGCCTAATTCATTGTTATATTCGTTTTGCAAGTTTAATATTCTTATATAACCTAAGCAAaatgaaataacttaaaaaaaggGGTATGTggtctttaatttaaaaaagactgCGTATTCGAAACCTTGAACAGAGTTAGTCAAGGCTTCACGTATTTTTCTAACcttaataaatctttatttattaatcataataaattatattagaGCCAGACTTATGATGATGCATGCGCTTTTGTGTGGGACGTGAATAAATGCTCTTTTCGAAAACGCAGGCTAATTTCTGTTacactgacagtgtgtgtgtgtgtgtgtgtgtgtgtgtgtgagtgtgtgtgtgtgtgatggtgagCCCCGCAGTATGAAGCTCATGCAgcagtttacatttacagtatggtGTTTGCATCAGAAAGCTGCTTCTGGGATGTGAAAGCTGTAAAACATAGCAGGGGACAAACGTTACACTAGTGTATATAGGATTATCACGACCCTGCCAGGCTCCTCGGCTTTAGTATCAGACACACTCCGTTTTGTGCACAGGCTGATTTAGTAAATAAGAGGGCGGATAGATAGCGCAGATGGTTTGAAGTGTCGGGTCAGATTATTTCATGGCTGGATACAGTAGTAAAGTTCATTCTGACGGAAAAGCCTGATATTATTTTCACAgatactctctctctctctctctctctctctctctctctctctctctctctctctactctctctctctctccatcatgtacgcacacacacactgcacactcGAGCTGAATCCCCTTCGGGCTCTTTTTGCATGAATTATAGATTCTTGATGCGGGGTTATGAAATGCCTTCTGCACAGGAAGCTGTTCATTCTCCTGCTGCTTTACTGGAGACCTCATCATCATTTCAAAccgagaaaaaaaaataaaataaaaataataatcaggCGTTTTTTATTGCGTGTCATCAACTCATATTGATGGCGCGTTTTTGTTTCGCTTATTAGAAATTGGCCTgattacacaaacaaatagGCCGcattgtttttatgaaaagtGCCAATGTATAACAAATTGAGAGGCCAAGTGAAGGAGCAATGAACAGATTAAGACCCTGTCTATAAGTCATTCACCCATATTATTCCACCTACGGGTAAATATTGGTAAATAAGGGAGAAGACCTCCTGATGCAGCAGTGGAAGTAAATTGTGAGTGCGACTGACAAGGTGCTGGTTTGAAATATTTAGCTGCCTGTAAATATTTCATCCCCGCAGGATGCTCGTCCAAACCTAAATTTACAAAGCCtgcaatacttttttttaaggagGCGGGCATCAATAAATTATAGGCAGGTTTTGGATCCTTTAAACGGAGGGATGGATATAACAATTGTAGACTGTGCTCTGTAAGTAACACGTCTAGCTCACAGGCgctgtttaaacatttataacataaaaaaaaaaggactggacacgtttttgttttcctccgtcgtcaat
The Anabas testudineus chromosome 22, fAnaTes1.2, whole genome shotgun sequence DNA segment above includes these coding regions:
- the six6a gene encoding homeobox protein SIX6a, which encodes MFQLPILNFSPQQVAGVCETLEESGDVERLGRFLWSLPVAPAACEVLNKNESVLRARAVVAFHTGNFRELYHILENHKFTKESHTKLQALWLEAHYQEAEKLRGRPLGPVDKYRVRKKFPLPRTIWDGEQKTHCFKERTRHLLREWYLQDPYPNPSKKRELAQATGLTPTQVGNWFKNRRQRDRAAAAKNRLQQQVLSGGSVRSLADEDGTVDRLGNSSSPEASLSSKAAASAISITSSDSECDI